GTTTGGTATTTCATCCATCATCCTGTCGCAAGGCTGCGTTGACGTTTACAATGACAAGGTTGTACGCAGTTCAATGGGTGCGATTTTCAAGGTTCCCTTTACTGAAAATGCAGACCTGATTGACATATGCAACCAAATGAAAACAAAAGGTTATGTCATTTTAGGCACTGCAGCAAACGCTGACACCTCGCTTGTCGATTTTCAAAACAGGGATAAAATATTATGTGCGCTGGGAAGTGAAGCTGAAGGGTTGTCTCCCCCTCTGCTGAATAGTTGTGACGCTGTCATTTCTATCCCCGGCAACGGCAAATCAGATTCACTGAATGCCGCCATTGCAGGTTCAATTCTCATGTACCATTTAACTCTGGAACGCTCATGAATTCTGATACCGGTTACCAGCCGCCCGAGCCGCAAAAAATAATGCTGGTCTTGTTTCTGACCATCATTGGAATCATAGTGCTGAACTTTTTGCCACTTTCCACAGGTCATTTATTATTTTTGCTGGCCGGTGAATTATTTATTATTATACCTGCTCTGCTGTTCGTTTTGAGGACCAGGCATTCTTTATTAAAAGCCTTCCGGATCAAGCCTGTAAAACCGCGAAAGCTGTTTGCAACTGTTCTGTTTTTTGTTCCGATTTATATACTTACGGACGAACTGGATCGACTGGTGATGCATTTTTTCCCGCTTCCGGAAGAGCTGCAGCGTGCAATCACGGAAATGGTGACCTTTACCTCTCTGCCGCAGACCCTATTGCTGATCTTCACGGGAGTGTTCATTGCCGCTATCGTGGAAGAAATGCTGTTCAGAGGCTTGTTCCAGCAATCCCTTGAATACTATCGTGATCCGGCCATTGCCATTGTGCTCTCTGCCGTATTATTTGCAATCCTGCACTTTAATCCCTGGACCTCACTTCAAATTCTTGTTCTCGGCTTAATTTTGGGCTATGTGACCTGGAAGACCCGCTCCATTCTGCCGGCGGTTATCCTTCACGCTCTCAACAACGGCGTATCCATGGTCTTTATCAACCTCCCCCCTGAACAGATGACCTGGTATGCCCGGAATGGTCACGTCAATGTGCCGTGGATTCTTTTTGGAATAGCCGCTATGGTTCCGGCTTTTCGGTTTTTTCTCAAACGGTAATTTCATCTGTTACGGACAAAGTCCCGAGAACCTTTAGAATTTTTTCACGGATACCTGATACAGTCGGCAAATCCGTGATCACGTTTCCATCTTGAATGATCGGTATCAAGACTTCCTTATAGCCTTTCGGCTTTTTGGCCTGCGACGGATGGATAATGCGCTGCTTGCCGTCGTTTTTCTGCAGCAGCGTTTTTCTACCGCCCATTTTACCGCGCTTGGCAAGCGGTTCTCCCTCTATCTCGACAATATCCATGGCAAAGTCAAATACCGGGGCATTGCTGATCGAGGTTCCCACTCCATACGCATCGGCAATTTCATTCAAATTCATGATTGAATATTCATCCAGTCCCCCGGACGCAAACAATTTAATATCCTTGTAACCGCGCATATCCAGTTCCCATCGCACCTCTTTGAGTAAATTCAGAAAATCCCCACGCCGGCTCCCGGGTGTATCAAGCCGGAGCGCATCAACCCGTTTTAGCTGTTCAGCGACACGAATCGCTTCGAACTTTTCATCATTAAACGTATCAATCAATACAACCCGTGGAATCGAATCCGGCATCAACTCGTCAAAAGAACGCGCGGATTCTATCGTATCACCTTTCAGCAAAACCAATGTATGCGGGATCGTCCCGACCGGATCGAGTCCCAGCATCTCGGCGCTTTTGACGGCAGCCACTCCATCACATCCTCCAAGGTAAGCGCTTTTGTCAATCAGGGGAGCAATAGCCGGATGCATGCGCCGGGCGCCAAAACTGTAAACAGGCCGTCCCTGGGCGGCAAGTTTGCATCGGGAAGCTTTTGTGGCGACCCCGGTGGCCTGACATAACATTCCCAAAATAGAGGTTTCATAACAGCCGAATTTTGTATAATCACCTTCTATTATCAAGACCGGTTCATGCTCGTGAAAAAACGTACCCTCCGGTACAGACCAAACATTCACAGGCTTGTTCTCCAGTAATGTTATGACGTCTTCGAGCCCCGTGAACACACCCCATTTGTAGGGTTTCGGGATACTTTTAATGGTGCATTCCATTACCACCTTTTTGTGGATATTCTCGGACTGCAGTATGGTTTTTGTTCGATCAAAATACACATCAGTCACCCTGGCATCAAGAATATCCTGTTGAGAGGCGATATACAGTCTGCTTTTTTCACGCATATAGCAATCCTTTCTGATTCAACATATTTTTGTTATCGACGGAAATGTTCGCGCACAAAAATCCGTTTAGATATATGAACGGTTAAAGATAATGTTACATTCTATAACAACAAAAACCGGTCATTTATTTACTGAAACGGCTCTTGAAAATGAATACTAACTTTATACAAGAACAAACAGGATCCGGTTTGAAAGCATTACTTGTACAGCCTCCATTACAAGATTTTTTTACAACTCCCGGGCGTATGTACCCCCTCGGTCTGCTCTACGTTGCCGCCGTTTTGGAGAAACTCGACATCCAGGTGAAATTACTGGACTGCCTGGCGCCGCACCGAAAACGCCAATTACGGCTGCCAAACGATTTTAATTACTTGCGTCCGTTTATACAGGACAACTCTTTTCTATACAAAGGTTATTATCACTTTGGTATGGACACTGAAACAATTATTCAGAATATCAAAGAACAAAACCCGGACTTTATCGGGATTTCATCAAACTTTACAGCTTATTATTCTGCCACAAAAAAACTGATCAACGATATTTGTTCAGTGACTTTAGTCCCGATCATTGTGGGCGGACACCACATCACAGCCCTGGGAGATCAACTCCGCGGTACACTTCCGGACCAGGTAAAACTTTGCGCCGGAGAAGCGGAAAAAAACCTTCCGGTACTCATGAATCGGATTTTTGGAACCCGAAAAATTTCCCTAAAGTGGCATGACCTTTTTCCTGCCCATCATTTAGCCCAAAACCGGGATTATATGCAAAACGGAGAACCGGCGATTTCCCTCACAGCGAGCCGCGGATGTCCGCATCTGTGTGATTACTGTTCAGTATCGGCTATGTTTGGACACAAATTTCGCAAACGCCCGGTTGACCACATTATTAAAGAAATGGAATGGAATACCGTTCACAAAGGCATAAAAGCATTTAACTTTGAAGATGACAACATTACAATGGACCCGGGATGGTTTGAACAGTTATTAGAGAACATCCTTGCCAGTCGAATATTGTCAGACAGTCGTCTAATCGCACTGAATGGATTGTATTATAAACCTCTCTCCCAGCCTATCTTTGAAAAAATGAAACGGGCCGGATTTGAACATATTTTTCTCTCTTTTACACAACCCCCGGGTACGTGTATTGATGACAATAAAAAACAGGTTAGGGACCTGATTGACCGCATACGCAAAGCTCAAAAATGCGGATTGCATGTACATGTGTTTACGATCATTGGATTGCCCAACCAAAAATTGAAAGAAATTAAAGAATTATTTAACCTGCTTGAATCAGAAAAAGCGGATATCAAACCATCCGTTTTTTACCTGGCGCCGGGCAGTGACTTGTATAAAAACCGGGTCGTTTCTGAAAATCCAATAAATTGGAATTTATTGCGGTCATCGGCATTCCTGTTCGAAAATGAAAATCTTCGCCGGGAACAGCTTTTGGAACTTTGTCGCACCGCGAGAAGCAAACATACACTATATAACAGGAGGATTAAACATGCGTATTGACATTGATGATATCCAGATAAAGGACAGACTACGCCGTGAAACAGGAGATTTATCTCTGCTGATGCGATCGATTAAACAGGTTGGATTAATTCACCCTATCATCGTTGATGAAAACAATCAATTGCTGAGCGGCTACCGGAGATTACAGGCCTGTCGCCAATTGGGCTGGAAAAAAGTTGTCGTCAAAGTCGTACCGGTCGGTGATGATAAAGTGAGGGGATTGGACTGGGAATTTCATGAAAATCTGGGGCGCCGCGATCTCTCAGAGCAGGAGGCCCAGGATTATATCGAGTCACGAAACCGGCTCTTGCATCCGGAGCCCAAAGGAATTTGGCAGCGCATCAAATCTTT
This genomic window from candidate division KSB1 bacterium contains:
- a CDS encoding type II CAAX endopeptidase family protein, whose translation is MNSDTGYQPPEPQKIMLVLFLTIIGIIVLNFLPLSTGHLLFLLAGELFIIIPALLFVLRTRHSLLKAFRIKPVKPRKLFATVLFFVPIYILTDELDRLVMHFFPLPEELQRAITEMVTFTSLPQTLLLIFTGVFIAAIVEEMLFRGLFQQSLEYYRDPAIAIVLSAVLFAILHFNPWTSLQILVLGLILGYVTWKTRSILPAVILHALNNGVSMVFINLPPEQMTWYARNGHVNVPWILFGIAAMVPAFRFFLKR
- a CDS encoding nicotinate phosphoribosyltransferase; the protein is MREKSRLYIASQQDILDARVTDVYFDRTKTILQSENIHKKVVMECTIKSIPKPYKWGVFTGLEDVITLLENKPVNVWSVPEGTFFHEHEPVLIIEGDYTKFGCYETSILGMLCQATGVATKASRCKLAAQGRPVYSFGARRMHPAIAPLIDKSAYLGGCDGVAAVKSAEMLGLDPVGTIPHTLVLLKGDTIESARSFDELMPDSIPRVVLIDTFNDEKFEAIRVAEQLKRVDALRLDTPGSRRGDFLNLLKEVRWELDMRGYKDIKLFASGGLDEYSIMNLNEIADAYGVGTSISNAPVFDFAMDIVEIEGEPLAKRGKMGGRKTLLQKNDGKQRIIHPSQAKKPKGYKEVLIPIIQDGNVITDLPTVSGIREKILKVLGTLSVTDEITV
- a CDS encoding cobalamin-dependent protein (Presence of a B(12) (cobalamin)-binding domain implies dependence on cobalamin itself, in one of its several forms, or in some unusual lineages, dependence on a cobalamin-like analog.), encoding MKALLVQPPLQDFFTTPGRMYPLGLLYVAAVLEKLDIQVKLLDCLAPHRKRQLRLPNDFNYLRPFIQDNSFLYKGYYHFGMDTETIIQNIKEQNPDFIGISSNFTAYYSATKKLINDICSVTLVPIIVGGHHITALGDQLRGTLPDQVKLCAGEAEKNLPVLMNRIFGTRKISLKWHDLFPAHHLAQNRDYMQNGEPAISLTASRGCPHLCDYCSVSAMFGHKFRKRPVDHIIKEMEWNTVHKGIKAFNFEDDNITMDPGWFEQLLENILASRILSDSRLIALNGLYYKPLSQPIFEKMKRAGFEHIFLSFTQPPGTCIDDNKKQVRDLIDRIRKAQKCGLHVHVFTIIGLPNQKLKEIKELFNLLESEKADIKPSVFYLAPGSDLYKNRVVSENPINWNLLRSSAFLFENENLRREQLLELCRTARSKHTLYNRRIKHAY
- a CDS encoding ParB N-terminal domain-containing protein — encoded protein: MRIDIDDIQIKDRLRRETGDLSLLMRSIKQVGLIHPIIVDENNQLLSGYRRLQACRQLGWKKVVVKVVPVGDDKVRGLDWEFHENLGRRDLSEQEAQDYIESRNRLLHPEPKGIWQRIKSLFRKLIGLFKRKK